In the genome of Bacillota bacterium LX-D, one region contains:
- a CDS encoding ATP-dependent helicase yields MPEDNFEIITSDQVIDSLDNHFKIIAGPGAGKTYWLVNYIKYVLKNSKRIKPTSKIACITYTNVAAEEIQERLNLNEDNVEVSTIHSFLYKNIVKPYAYLLKDEHGKNIINITKLDGHEENVPTKGKISQWKELNNLWYLKDDSKIKDCLSDLGWFFEEGDLKLQVRSDYKRRIGKYYIPKEFFYSYKKLHWDEGILHHEDVLYFSYQIIKQYPIIKEFIVAKYPYIFLDEFQDTNPIQTRIIKWLAESGSMIGVIGDPAQSIYKFQGASRRDFIDFSLPGQRNYKIESNRRSSNKIINFLNYIRKNDNVKQECFRKCEGASISVIESDDIDKVLKLFNDERLRLNLNDDYCVLTRNNESVIKLKNGYKTCDCKIWDNIHEADYRRERFLKRILTAQEFAHRSRYEMAVKEILKTLKTNSEGNIEDPFTKSVIKNDFIKRSVAVSILEYLINNRTQNINKKLYDFYNELNDDLLSKLGLSLRNLRAKGNFKILSESLTIRDLINSLKLEEEKNSDVRTIHKAKGTEYQSILVYIENNGDIRHILNPEIDSEEDDCRIYYVAFSRAEDFLCIAVPKLNKEQKRELTRLGFSFIS; encoded by the coding sequence ATGCCTGAAGATAATTTTGAAATAATTACTTCCGATCAAGTAATTGATAGTTTAGATAATCACTTTAAAATAATTGCTGGTCCTGGTGCAGGTAAAACCTATTGGCTGGTTAACTACATAAAATATGTATTAAAAAATTCAAAGAGAATAAAACCCACTTCTAAGATTGCTTGCATTACTTATACGAATGTTGCGGCTGAAGAAATACAGGAAAGATTAAATTTAAATGAAGATAACGTTGAAGTTTCTACTATTCATAGCTTTTTATATAAGAACATTGTAAAACCATATGCCTATCTTTTGAAAGATGAGCATGGTAAAAATATTATCAATATTACGAAACTGGATGGGCATGAAGAAAATGTACCGACTAAAGGTAAAATATCTCAATGGAAGGAATTAAATAATCTTTGGTATTTGAAAGATGATAGCAAAATAAAAGATTGTTTGTCAGATTTAGGTTGGTTTTTTGAAGAAGGTGATTTAAAATTACAGGTAAGAAGTGATTATAAAAGACGAATAGGTAAATATTATATTCCAAAAGAGTTTTTTTATTCATATAAAAAGTTACATTGGGATGAGGGTATATTACACCATGAGGATGTACTTTACTTTAGTTACCAAATAATCAAACAATACCCAATCATTAAGGAATTTATTGTTGCTAAATATCCTTATATTTTTCTTGATGAATTTCAAGACACTAATCCAATCCAAACGAGGATTATAAAATGGCTTGCAGAGTCAGGATCAATGATAGGGGTTATAGGAGATCCTGCACAGTCAATTTATAAGTTTCAAGGTGCCTCAAGAAGAGATTTTATAGATTTTTCTTTACCTGGACAAAGAAATTATAAAATTGAAAGTAATAGAAGGAGCAGTAACAAAATAATCAATTTCCTAAATTATATTCGAAAGAATGATAATGTAAAGCAAGAATGTTTCAGAAAATGTGAAGGTGCCAGTATTTCTGTTATTGAGAGTGACGATATAGATAAAGTCCTTAAGTTATTCAATGACGAAAGATTGCGTTTGAACCTTAATGACGATTACTGTGTTCTTACACGTAATAACGAGTCTGTAATAAAATTAAAAAATGGCTATAAAACCTGTGATTGCAAAATATGGGATAACATTCACGAGGCTGATTACCGAAGGGAAAGATTTTTAAAACGAATTCTTACCGCTCAAGAGTTTGCACATCGTTCAAGATATGAAATGGCAGTTAAGGAAATATTAAAAACACTTAAGACTAATTCTGAAGGAAATATTGAGGATCCTTTTACAAAATCAGTTATAAAAAATGATTTTATAAAAAGAAGTGTAGCTGTTTCGATATTAGAATATCTAATAAATAATCGAACCCAAAATATAAACAAAAAATTATATGATTTCTACAACGAACTTAATGATGATTTGCTTAGTAAATTAGGGCTATCACTTAGAAATCTAAGAGCTAAAGGTAATTTCAAAATTTTATCTGAATCTTTGACTATTAGAGATTTAATTAATAGTTTAAAATTAGAAGAGGAAAAAAATAGTGATGTAAGAACAATTCATAAGGCAAAAGGTACAGAATACCAATCGATTTTAGTTTACATAGAAAATAATGGAGATATAAGACACATATTAAATCCTGAGATAGACTCTGAAGAAGATGATTGTCGTATTTATTATGTTGCTTTTAGCAGAGCAGAAGATTTTCTATGCATCGCTGTACCAAAGCTAAATAAAGAACAAAAGAGAGAACTAACTAG
- a CDS encoding AAA family ATPase: MYISKLRIENFRCFRDVEIEFNEGLNVIIGENNSGKTAIMKALQYIFNHSNTNAPTIDDFNKTIEIGPTPPEITITLTLRSSKNDKIEDKAVVASWLTKLETPWEATLTYKYFLPETNVKEYEEEINKISPTSDEKIKESWAVLEKYLPKYVSRIYGGNIESKNRVESEYLSKFHCEMLDALRDVENKMFTGKNTLLKQVLNYIKDHKFKKDNGEQGKEELNKVQKEFQKHADKLVENMINRLDSSNILELAEKTGAAVGGIPVLGGKLEESDVLSALKLMIRNKTGIEVPVVNNGMGYNNLIYISLLLSKFEMITSSEFGENAKIFPILLIEEPEAHLHPALQYNFLRYLKEQIDNQGISRQIFVTTHSTHITAAVGLDPIICMNRNQHNEIFPAYPGKVFSDSKEDQKSKKYVERYLDATKSTMLFAKSVLFGEGIAEQILLPVLAEYMDLNFDKKHVSMVRVDGSTFKHFIKLFGAGVENERKKFALHKRVACIVDTDPARKKRGQSKWESCWPFEIDVEPQLYEYRKISSVVCNLLFATLNCDNVKVFYNESGKGKTLEYDIAFENTESPLIYDSVPNSEINWPSLSNWSEEDKRKSQKATSYYLYVKDEKGEAAFDLAYKLKENLKAPTRELFKIPDYIKRTFKWVCYVDEVEEDYNA, from the coding sequence ATGTATATATCAAAGTTGAGGATAGAGAATTTCAGGTGTTTTAGAGATGTAGAGATAGAATTTAATGAAGGATTAAACGTAATTATTGGTGAAAACAACTCTGGTAAAACTGCAATAATGAAGGCGCTACAATATATTTTTAATCATTCTAATACAAATGCTCCTACCATAGATGATTTTAATAAAACAATAGAAATTGGGCCTACTCCTCCCGAGATTACTATAACGCTTACTTTAAGATCTTCAAAAAATGATAAGATTGAAGATAAAGCTGTTGTAGCAAGTTGGCTAACCAAATTAGAAACTCCATGGGAAGCAACGTTAACTTACAAATATTTTTTACCCGAAACTAATGTAAAAGAATACGAGGAGGAAATTAATAAGATTTCGCCAACAAGCGATGAAAAAATTAAAGAAAGCTGGGCTGTTTTAGAAAAATATTTACCTAAATATGTTTCAAGAATTTATGGAGGAAATATTGAAAGCAAAAATAGGGTAGAAAGTGAATATTTGAGTAAATTTCATTGTGAGATGCTAGATGCATTAAGAGATGTTGAAAATAAGATGTTTACTGGGAAAAATACTTTGCTTAAACAAGTATTAAATTATATTAAAGACCATAAGTTTAAAAAAGATAACGGTGAACAGGGGAAAGAAGAATTAAATAAAGTACAAAAAGAATTTCAAAAACACGCGGATAAATTAGTTGAAAACATGATAAATCGTCTTGATAGTAGCAATATTTTAGAACTGGCTGAAAAAACAGGGGCTGCTGTAGGAGGCATTCCAGTTTTGGGGGGAAAATTGGAGGAAAGTGATGTATTATCAGCACTTAAACTAATGATAAGGAATAAAACAGGAATTGAAGTGCCAGTAGTTAATAACGGTATGGGCTATAATAATTTGATTTACATATCTCTACTATTGTCGAAGTTTGAAATGATTACATCGAGTGAATTTGGAGAAAATGCAAAAATATTTCCAATTCTGTTGATAGAAGAGCCAGAAGCACATTTGCATCCAGCATTACAATATAACTTTTTAAGATATTTAAAAGAACAGATAGATAATCAAGGCATAAGTAGACAGATATTTGTTACTACTCATTCAACCCATATAACTGCTGCTGTAGGGTTAGACCCTATAATCTGTATGAATAGAAATCAGCATAATGAAATATTTCCTGCATACCCAGGAAAAGTATTTTCCGATTCGAAAGAAGATCAGAAATCAAAAAAATATGTTGAAAGATACCTTGATGCTACAAAGTCAACAATGTTATTTGCAAAATCAGTTCTTTTTGGGGAAGGTATTGCTGAACAAATACTTCTTCCTGTTTTGGCAGAATATATGGATTTAAATTTTGATAAAAAACATGTTTCAATGGTTAGAGTTGATGGCTCAACTTTTAAGCATTTCATAAAATTATTTGGTGCGGGAGTAGAAAATGAAAGGAAAAAATTTGCATTGCATAAGAGAGTTGCTTGCATTGTGGATACTGATCCTGCCCGAAAGAAGAGAGGACAATCTAAATGGGAGAGCTGTTGGCCATTTGAAATAGACGTTGAGCCACAGTTATATGAGTATAGAAAAATATCGAGCGTGGTATGTAACCTTTTATTTGCTACTTTAAACTGCGATAATGTAAAAGTATTTTACAATGAATCTGGAAAAGGGAAAACCTTAGAGTATGATATAGCTTTTGAAAACACCGAATCTCCATTAATATATGATTCGGTACCTAATAGTGAGATTAATTGGCCGAGTTTAAGCAATTGGTCAGAAGAAGATAAACGGAAATCTCAAAAAGCAACTTCTTATTATCTTTATGTAAAAGATGAGAAAGGTGAGGCAGCGTTTGATTTAGCTTATAAACTAAAAGAAAACTTAAAAGCACCGACCAGAGAATTATTTAAGATACCAGATTATATAAAAAGGACATTTAAGTGGGTATGTTATGTAGATGAAGTGGAGGAAGACTACAATGCCTGA
- a CDS encoding TnsD family Tn7-like transposition protein, which translates to MPLKGYNKHQYVAASEENCIKQGIAVAYSDKTVLHLIELAKDVEILLNSHFERRPTEWFHEQYRAKLIERGFATVNGNVMQKKLTEEFVRFYGEEFLSFVQSSIEIDSNSNWLTNMVRGRNRASHPIRHLLFARFLGITVPDLFYRQLTYKPFGDGPWPCLNPVTEHYLKPVVKQLRISYSNDTKKPVGTFSCDCGFVYVRTGPDVAEESRYKVGRIKEFGHVWEAKLKELVEKRLSLRQTAKLMGADPNTVKKYAAKLGLETYWEKRSNRELIQAKGSSITIFDKRDYYRGEWLKLMNHYPDKSKTELRQLKKAVYAWLYRNDREWLQLNSPEPRYTYKNTRVDWDNRDREILAKIKVVVEEMLNSTEKPERITISLIGSKLGIRGLLEKHLDKMPLTKLYLDSVKESRRNFQLRRVKWAVRELKRQGENPKLWKVLRKAGIRKEFCQDMENYIFEIVKE; encoded by the coding sequence GTGCCGCTCAAGGGCTACAACAAACATCAGTATGTTGCTGCCAGCGAGGAAAATTGTATAAAGCAAGGCATTGCAGTTGCATACTCGGATAAGACTGTGTTGCATTTGATTGAACTGGCAAAAGATGTTGAGATTTTACTTAACAGCCATTTCGAACGGCGCCCCACGGAATGGTTTCATGAGCAGTATCGAGCGAAGTTAATAGAGCGAGGCTTTGCTACTGTTAACGGCAATGTGATGCAGAAAAAGCTGACCGAGGAATTTGTACGATTTTACGGGGAGGAATTTTTGAGCTTTGTCCAGTCGAGTATTGAAATCGACAGTAATAGTAATTGGTTAACGAATATGGTAAGAGGGAGAAACAGGGCAAGCCATCCTATAAGGCATCTGCTTTTTGCAAGGTTCCTGGGCATAACCGTCCCCGATTTGTTTTACAGGCAGTTAACTTATAAACCCTTCGGAGACGGTCCCTGGCCGTGCCTTAATCCTGTGACCGAACATTACCTTAAGCCCGTGGTAAAGCAATTAAGAATCTCTTACAGTAACGATACAAAAAAGCCCGTAGGAACATTTTCCTGTGACTGCGGGTTTGTATATGTAAGGACAGGTCCTGATGTTGCTGAAGAATCTCGGTATAAGGTAGGGAGGATAAAGGAATTCGGGCATGTGTGGGAGGCCAAGCTTAAGGAACTTGTTGAAAAAAGGTTAAGCTTACGGCAGACAGCGAAGCTGATGGGGGCAGATCCTAATACGGTAAAAAAATATGCTGCCAAGCTAGGGCTTGAGACCTATTGGGAGAAAAGAAGTAACCGAGAGCTTATTCAAGCTAAAGGGAGCAGCATTACGATTTTCGATAAGAGGGATTATTACCGAGGAGAATGGCTTAAGTTAATGAATCATTACCCAGATAAAAGCAAAACAGAGCTGCGGCAGCTAAAAAAAGCAGTTTACGCTTGGCTATACCGAAATGATAGAGAATGGCTCCAGCTTAATTCGCCAGAACCAAGATATACATACAAAAATACACGTGTTGATTGGGATAACAGGGATAGAGAAATATTGGCCAAGATAAAAGTAGTAGTCGAGGAAATGCTGAACTCTACCGAAAAACCTGAAAGGATTACTATAAGCCTGATTGGCAGCAAATTAGGTATAAGGGGACTTCTTGAGAAACATTTGGACAAGATGCCCCTTACTAAGCTGTATCTGGATTCGGTGAAGGAAAGCAGGAGGAACTTCCAGTTAAGAAGGGTAAAGTGGGCGGTTAGGGAATTGAAAAGACAGGGAGAAAATCCAAAGCTGTGGAAAGTGTTGAGAAAAGCGGGGATAAGGAAGGAATTTTGCCAAGATATGGAGAATTATATATTTGAGATTGTTAAAGAATAA
- a CDS encoding transposase, translating into MTRKKYSDEFKQQIVKEAIETGNISLVARQHEIAKSMVAKWVKQYKNPPVPKNNKGKAIDNSYYKELETENDKLKKLLGEKDLEIAILKDLLKKTNYR; encoded by the coding sequence ATGACCAGGAAAAAATACAGCGATGAATTTAAACAACAAATTGTCAAAGAAGCAATTGAGACGGGCAATATATCCTTAGTAGCCCGACAGCATGAAATAGCCAAATCAATGGTTGCCAAATGGGTAAAACAATATAAAAACCCTCCTGTGCCTAAAAATAATAAAGGAAAAGCTATCGATAATAGTTACTATAAAGAACTTGAAACCGAGAACGATAAGCTTAAAAAGCTCCTCGGCGAAAAAGATTTGGAAATAGCCATTCTTAAAGATTTGTTAAAAAAAACAAACTATCGATAG
- a CDS encoding DDE-type integrase/transposase/recombinase: MTGSNQLWEMDVKYGYIAGENRFFFLLSLIDVADRNIIDYHLGLSCTAEDAVRVVKSALLKRQLYQAGNKPVIRSDNGPQFISQVFNQVCEELG, translated from the coding sequence ATTACAGGTTCCAACCAGCTTTGGGAGATGGATGTTAAATATGGGTATATTGCGGGTGAAAATAGATTTTTCTTCCTGTTGAGTCTTATTGACGTAGCTGACAGAAATATAATTGACTATCACCTTGGTCTTAGCTGCACGGCAGAAGATGCAGTCAGAGTGGTTAAATCAGCTTTATTAAAACGCCAGCTTTATCAAGCTGGAAATAAACCTGTAATCCGCTCAGATAATGGGCCTCAATTTATTAGCCAAGTATTTAATCAGGTATGCGAGGAACTAGGGTAG
- a CDS encoding tyrosine-type recombinase/integrase, whose amino-acid sequence MLYDTGARVQELIDLKACDVRLQEPATVILTGKGNKTRCVPLMGKTKKLLQAYMRETHLLENGNQQIPLFHNSRYEKFTRPGISYILTKYFNLAKENNPDISFPKAIHPHMLRHTKAVHLLEAGVNLIYIRDLLGHVSITTTEIYLKAETELKRNALESAYPQIITQDIPQWTENTELLQWLEDFCR is encoded by the coding sequence ATGTTGTATGATACCGGAGCCCGTGTACAGGAACTCATTGACTTAAAGGCGTGTGATGTCCGTCTCCAGGAGCCTGCGACAGTGATACTTACAGGTAAAGGTAACAAAACTCGCTGTGTACCATTAATGGGCAAGACAAAAAAGCTTCTACAGGCATATATGAGGGAAACACATCTTCTTGAAAATGGTAATCAGCAGATTCCTTTATTCCATAACAGTCGGTACGAAAAGTTTACACGACCAGGTATTTCATATATTCTGACGAAGTACTTCAACCTTGCAAAAGAAAACAATCCTGACATATCATTCCCTAAAGCTATTCATCCCCACATGCTAAGGCACACCAAAGCGGTACATTTGTTGGAAGCAGGTGTCAACCTGATTTATATCCGTGATTTGTTGGGACATGTCAGCATCACTACAACAGAAATCTACCTTAAGGCAGAAACCGAGCTTAAGCGAAATGCACTTGAAAGCGCATACCCACAGATCATTACACAGGATATCCCTCAATGGACAGAAAATACAGAACTATTGCAATGGTTGGAGGATTTTTGTAGATGA
- a CDS encoding site-specific integrase, with protein sequence MKQTDFAHVITKYFSEYLPGQRNVSSNTIRSYRDTFKQLIIFLKEAYGLKPERITFSSITAEQIKGYLGWIEKERKVSISTRNQRLAAIHSFYRYAQTEYPDIMFESQRILGIQFKKRKHPSIDYLTQDCLSCLLAQPDIHKTRQTRFDTNHNVV encoded by the coding sequence ATGAAACAAACTGATTTTGCACATGTCATTACAAAGTACTTCTCCGAGTATCTTCCCGGCCAGAGGAATGTCAGTTCCAACACCATACGTTCCTACAGAGATACCTTCAAGCAGCTAATTATCTTTCTTAAAGAAGCTTATGGTTTGAAACCAGAACGTATCACATTCAGCAGCATAACAGCGGAACAAATCAAGGGTTATCTTGGCTGGATTGAAAAAGAGAGAAAAGTCAGCATAAGCACAAGGAATCAGCGGCTGGCGGCAATTCACAGTTTTTATCGTTATGCCCAAACAGAGTATCCTGACATCATGTTTGAAAGCCAACGCATTCTGGGAATTCAATTCAAAAAGCGGAAACATCCGTCGATTGACTATTTGACACAAGATTGCCTAAGCTGCCTATTAGCGCAGCCGGATATCCACAAAACGAGGCAGACGCGATTTGATACTAATCACAATGTTGTATGA
- a CDS encoding tyrosine-type recombinase/integrase — MNRDISFNSAFANDIIGFIKEKQAVGYQYRKGTSLLKLFDDYVCRCFKGATMLTKEIVLGWTERSVYEAKSTQQGRISIMRGLAGYMNRLGKSAYVHPRGMSSVERYSYTPYIFSEREISAIFKASDTYSLSSTSQYCHLILPLVIRMLYCCGLRVSEAMNLTIEDVNLSDGTLYIRKTKFGKERIIPMSGNLTKRCHEYSRQVLNGKAKGTYFFPSPYGGHYQCGTVYGHFRKIIWKAGISHTGKGPRLHDLRHTFAVHCLKKWVLNGKDLTNCLPYLSAYLGHEDMRGTQHYLRLTADLYPDIIQKVEYSCSWMIPEVKTDETN, encoded by the coding sequence TTGAATAGAGATATATCATTCAACAGTGCTTTTGCAAATGATATCATAGGTTTTATCAAGGAAAAACAAGCAGTAGGTTATCAGTACCGTAAAGGAACTTCACTATTAAAACTCTTTGATGATTATGTATGCCGTTGTTTCAAAGGTGCTACGATGCTGACCAAGGAAATCGTTCTAGGTTGGACAGAGCGTTCTGTATATGAAGCTAAATCAACACAGCAGGGGCGGATTTCCATTATGCGCGGCCTTGCTGGATATATGAACCGTCTAGGTAAATCGGCATATGTTCATCCACGAGGAATGAGTTCAGTTGAAAGGTACTCCTATACACCATATATTTTTTCTGAACGTGAAATATCAGCTATTTTCAAGGCGAGTGACACTTACTCTTTATCCAGCACATCACAGTACTGTCACTTAATTCTTCCACTGGTGATCAGAATGTTATACTGCTGTGGTTTACGTGTGTCTGAAGCAATGAATCTAACCATTGAAGATGTTAATTTATCGGATGGGACTTTGTACATAAGGAAAACCAAGTTTGGTAAAGAACGCATCATCCCCATGTCGGGCAATCTTACAAAAAGGTGTCATGAATACAGTAGGCAAGTTTTGAATGGCAAAGCAAAGGGAACTTACTTCTTTCCGTCGCCGTATGGCGGCCATTATCAATGCGGTACTGTTTATGGGCATTTTCGTAAAATTATTTGGAAAGCAGGCATTTCACATACGGGCAAGGGACCTCGTTTACATGATCTTAGACATACATTTGCAGTTCACTGCCTGAAGAAGTGGGTTCTCAATGGTAAGGATCTTACAAACTGCCTACCCTATCTATCTGCCTATCTTGGTCACGAAGACATGCGAGGTACCCAGCATTATCTACGCCTTACAGCTGATTTGTATCCAGATATTATTCAAAAGGTCGAGTATTCGTGTTCGTGGATGATACCGGAGGTGAAGACAGATGAAACAAACTGA